One part of the Vicia villosa cultivar HV-30 ecotype Madison, WI linkage group LG6, Vvil1.0, whole genome shotgun sequence genome encodes these proteins:
- the LOC131614260 gene encoding uncharacterized protein LOC131614260, whose amino-acid sequence MEYDVASSSTAMAAIARRRRKIILDHRRRKRHGNLPGTPTVMQPPVSGTIQNDDYLTHGSSSIGGNLQSNGTPISAQCQPSHCSNVHAMARKGRRIILSNRRNGPHHPDKENMPNLGDAVPSTSTTPTSCNRRPLTDNQSSHSNTAPSNRHVQGVLPQKRTRLSRHAPNNLLKDFNQADFQVRNTDVASTSNASANPLNVTRIVDTAAHGTTEAHSSSEDDINLGENSDDDYDGVDNESFVDAYLEEYSDIGDRVWECQFCHAYMWYQERKQKSQNTTVPKFHKCCKSGKVVLPLLASPPPLLQHLLHSGTSSESKNYQSNLCTYNAMFSFTSPGMKFDKTVADGRGPPTLRLHGQTCHRIGTLIPEDRSTPQYTQLYIFDTDNEVDNRIKCFSDSNVVDRGVVVKLKDMLDDCNPHAKAFRMARDLLKGNPFLDLKIRLIGDHPQDGRVYNTPTVSEVAALIVGDIDPDTTRDIIIHGRNGHLQ is encoded by the exons ATGGAGTACGATGTTGCTTCAAGTTCAACTGCGATGGCTGCTATTGCGAGACGTCGGAGAAAAATTATATTGGATCACCGGAGACGCAAACGTCATGGTAATCTCCCGGGTACACCTACTGTCATGCAACCTCCAGTTTCCGGAACCATCCAGAACGATGATTATCTTACACATGGAAGTAGTTCCATAGGTGGAAACCTCCAATCAAATGGAACTCCTATTTCTGCACAATGTCAACCGTCGCATTGTTCAAATGTTCATGCAATGGCTAGGAAGGGGAGGAGGATCATATTGTCGAACCGGAGGAATGGCCCACATCACCCAGATAAAGAAAATATGCCCAACCTCGGCGATGCTGTTCCTTCTACCAGCACGACACCGACATCCTGTAATCGACGACCTCTAACTGACAACCAATCTAGCCATTCTAACACAGCCCCTTCCAATAGACATGTACAAGGTGTACTACCTCAAAAAAGGACCAGACTTAGTCGTCATGCTCCCAACAACCTACTCAAAGACTTTAACCAAGCGGACTTCCAAGTACGTAACACCGACGTGGCTTCTACATCTAATGCCAGTGCAAACCCTCTCAATGTTACTCGAATTGTTGACACCGCAGCTCATGGAACTACTGAGGCACACTCTAGCTCCGAAGATGATATCAACTTGGGTGAGAAttctgatgatgattatgatggaGTCGATAATGAATCCTTCGTAGATGCCTATCTAGAAG AATACTCTGACATAGGGGATCGAGTTTGGGAATGTCAGTTTTGTCATGCATATATGTGGTATCAGGAAAGGaaacaaaaatcacaaaatacCACTGTTCCTAAGTTCCACAAGTGTTGTAAGAGCGGAAAAGTTGTACTACCGTTACTTGCGAGCCCCCCTCCACTGCTGCAACATCTTCTACATAGCGGTACCAGTTCCGAAAGCAAAAACTATCAAAGCAATCTTTGTACATACAACGCCATGTTTTCCTTCACCTCTCCGGGAATGAAATTCGACAAAACCGTTGCTGATGGTAGAGGACCTCCTACATTACGCTTGCATGGTCAAACATGTCATCGAATAGGGACGTTGATACCAGAAGATAGAAGCACTCCGCAGTACACTCAACTATATATTTTTGACACCGACAATGAAGTGGATAACCGAATTAAATGTTTCAG TGACAGCAATGTGGTCGACAGAGGTGTGGTTGTTAAGTTGAAGGATATGTTGGACGACTGCAATCCACATGCAAAGGCATTTCGAATGGCAAGGGATCTATTGAAAGGCAATCCTTTCTTAGACTTGAAGATACGGCTAATTGGCGATCATCCCCAAGATGGCCGTGTCTACAATACACCCACTGTATCGGAGGTTGCTGCTTTGATTGTTGGGGATATTGATCCTGATACAACGCGAGATATCATCATCCACGGCCGCAATGGTCATTTGCAATAA
- the LOC131614261 gene encoding uncharacterized protein LOC131614261 produces MMLTVVKGPSTYEDIRRVSDIQYDTFRDAYFAMGFLEDDREYIGAIKEASEWGSGHFLRKFFVVMLLSGAVNRPAHIWNETWTLLADGLLHEQRQIVNNADLVLTEERLLNLTLTEIEKLLQANRRTLHDYKPIPYPDGYVLQQLGNRLIYDEQSYDVSAMRTEFTRLSNVLTDEQGKIFEKIMTAVQAQNGGVFFLHGYGGIGKTYMWRTLASALRSKHVICLTVATSGIASLLLPGGRTAHSKFKIPVPTMDNSTCKIDYDDDVADLLRQTKLIIWDEAPMAHKHAFESLDRTLKDVMRTYGNSKEIFGGKVVVFGGDFRQILPVVPKGSRSDIVHSAINASYIWWSVEVLTLTQNMRLQSGPNEHEKKEIADFSKWLLDIGEGKVSEPNDGFADIELPPELLITDYTDPIVAIVNSTYPDFVQNYQSNNYLKSRAILASTLEVVDQINRHVLDLMPGDMKEYYSSNTVDRSEIHDTNVVDILTPEFLSSLTTSGLPNHHIFLKVGTPVMLMRNIDQSEGLCNGTRVMITKMANHVIEAKIMAGKGCGNMVYIPRMDMSPSQSPWPFKLKRRQFPIVVSYATTINKSQGQSLDTVGLYLLRDVFTHGQIYVALSRVTTKQGIKIFIYDQNNRLKSTTTNVVYKEVFNNI; encoded by the exons ATGATGTTGACTGTGGTTAAGGGACCTTCTACTTATGAAGATATTCGCAGAGTTAGCGACATACAATATGATACTTTTAGGGATGCATACTTTGCAATGGGATTCCTTGAAGATGACCGAGAATACATAGGGGCGATTAAGGAAGCAAGTGAATGGGGTTCGGGTCATTTTCTCCGCAAGTTTTTCGTAGTGATGCTTTTGTCCGGCGCTGTTAATAGGCCTGCTCATATTTGGAATGAGACATGGACACTGTTGGCTGATGGCCTGCTTCATGAACAGAGACAGATAGTTAACAATGCAG ATTTGGTGTTGACTGAAGAACGGTTGCTGAATTTGACATTAACTGAGATTGAAAAACTGCTGCAAGCAAATCGAAGAACCCTCCACGACTATAAACCAATTCCATATCCAGACGGGTACGTTCTACAGCAGTTAGGGAACAGGCTAATATACGATGAACAAAGTTATGATGTCTCTGCAATGCGTACCGAATTCACCCGCCTTTCCAATGTTCTAACAG ATGAGCAagggaaaatatttgaaaaaataatgaCCGCTGTCCAAGCTCAAAACGGTGGTGTGTTCTTTCTACATGGTTACGGTGGAATCGGTAAAACATACATGTGGAGAACGCTTGCAAGTGCATTGAGGTCCaagcatgttatatgtttaaCCGTTGCAACGAGTGGAATAGCCTCTCTATTATTGCCTGGTGGTAGAACTGCACATTCGAAATTCAAAATACCTGTCCCAACAATGGATAATTCTACCTGCAAAATCGACTATGATGATGACGTTGCAGACCTTCTAAGACAGACAAAGCTAATTATATGGGATGAAGCACCCATGGCACACAAGCATGCTTTTGAATCACTCGACCGAACTTTGAAGGATGTGATGCGTACATACGGTAATTCAAAGGAAATCTTTGGTGGAAAGGTGGTCGTCTTCGGTGGTGATTTTCGACAGATTTTGCCCGTTGTACCCAAAGGAAGTCGTTCCGATATCGTACACTCTGCGATAAATGCTTCTTACATATGGTGGTCGGTTGAAGTTTTGACTTTGACACAGAACATGCGACTGCAATCCGGCCCAAATGAacatgaaaagaaagaaatagcAGACTTCTCAAAGTGGTTGTTAGACATTGGTGAAGGAAAGGTCTCTGAGCCAAATGACGGGTTTGCCGACATTGAACTGCCACCAGAACTTTTGATAACGGATTACACCGATCCAATTGTAGCCATAGTCAATAGTACTTACCCTGATTTCGTACAGAATTACCAATCTAACAACTACCTCAAAAGTCGCGCGATACTTGCTTCTACATTAGAAGTTGTTGATCAAATCAATCGTCACGTGCTTGATTTAATGCCAG GTGACATGAAGGAATACTACAGCTCAAACACTGTGGACAGGTCCGAGATTCATGACACCAATGTGGTCGACATCCTCACACCAGAGTTTCTTAGTTCACTAACTACTTCGGGGTTACCTAACCACCACATTTTCCTGAAGGTAGGAACGCCTGTTATGCTTATGCGTAACATAGATCAGTCGGAGGGTTTGTGTAACGGAACAAGGGTGATGATAACTAAGATGGCCAACCATGTTATAGAGGCAAAAATCATGGCTGGAAAAGGTTGTGGTAATATGGTATACATACCAAGAATGGACATGTCTCCCTCTCAGTCCCCTTGGCCTTTCAAACTTAAACGGCGTCAATTTCCAATAGTTGTTTCGTATGCAACGACGATAAATAAATCTCAAGGACAATCTCTGGATACAGTTGGACTTTATTTGCTGAGGGACGTATTCACTCATGGACAAATCTATGTAGCACTATCAAGGGTCACAACGAAACaaggaataaaaatatttatatatgatcAAAACAACCGGCTAAAGTCGACTACGACAAACGTCGTGTACAAAGAGGTTTTCAACAACATATAG